The genomic stretch AGAGCATCTGAAAGTATTGCTTAATGTCTACCACTATATCTGCCCATTAGCTTAACAATTCCAACTCCGTTTTCAACACTTTCAACTTCAACATGAGCAGCATTGATGGCTCTCTGGGCTTCTTCTACAGCAGTATCAAATCCAAAAGATTTGTCAATAACCTGAAGCCAAACAAGTAAAATATTACAAACAGGGAGGGCTTCATCTGTCTCAATATATATTAAATGTTTACATGGAAAAAATAATTGATGAGTAGATTAATATCTCCGAGTTTACACACAAATGTGAACAAAGCATAATGACATCAATAGTATACAGTAATTAGACCATTGTTAAGTTcctattaaaatataaaacgaGGAGATACAATTACTGAATACATACAACACAGAGCCAAATCTCaggtaaaaaaattattacatatcacacacacacacagaagCAACAAACACTTTTCCAAAGGGTGCAaaacttatatatattataactAAGACTTACAGCAATATCATTATCAATTGTCTTTGGAATCCCAGCCACAGCGACGTGAAGACCACGTTTTTCAACTTCCTTCATAGAAAGATGCTCATATTACAACATACTATCATGGAACTACATCATTGAGTAGATGAAAGCCATGTGTAATTTAAGAGAGAAATCAATTACCTCATATATGCGTGCTGCTCCTCTTTGGGTTCCATCACCTCCTATAATGTATACCTAACATGCACAGATAAAATTTCCCTTTTGTTCAGATATTATGTCTACAATCTGTTCATATACTAAATTAATATAACAAGTAACCACCTGATTTATTCCACGGTCTGCAATGTTATCAACTATCTTCTGTGTATCATGTCCTCCTCGAGATGTGCGGAGAAGGGTGCCACCACGTTTATGGATATCATTAACCACTTTAGGAGTCAATCTCACggtattttttgaataaaaccCTCTATATCCTTCCTAAATCATTTTGAAGAGGAACATGGTAACTAATAGGAACTCAAAAAAGAAATGGGGAAACTATCATGTTACAACTCagataagaaattcaaaataaaatgaTTCTAAGAAGTTGGTCCAACAGAAAAAGCTTAGAGTAGTATATTTGTTAGATAGCCAGAATTATACAACTTCTGCAAAACTCACTTCAATCCCAAGTATATCCTCAACGCCATACATGTTGTTTAAGCCACATACAATCTCCCTAATCACCGTATTGATTCCTGGGCATAATCCTCCACAAGTCACTATGCAAGCACGTACTTCTTCCGGCTTGAAATAAACCTAATATTAGAAGATGCAGTTATCAGCTCCAAAATCTAAATACTATAAATTGACACACACATTTTCATGTTTTATACCTTTTCTCGAGGTCCTGCACGCCGAAAATGAACCCCTCTAGGGTTATCTTTTCGAATGACAATCTGAGATATGAAGCATGGTGAGAAATACAGAGATAAGAAATAGAATGGGGTATCAGTGAttcagaaaagaaaagaaaagaaaagaattcaTGAACAAAGAACTGGGAGATTGTGTCACTTACATTTTGTGCAACCACATCTTCTTGGCTTACAAAAGTATTCCTTAGAGTATAAAACAGTTAAAAGAAGTAAAGATTAAGCCATAAGAAGAAACATAGTTTGAaattaggaaaaaaaaaagttaggaTAAACTTTGATGTTACGAATCACAAAGTTAAAACAAAAATGCAAAGCAGAATAGACTTACTTTACAATTGAATAAGCTTGGCTGCTATGCAATGGGTTTGGATAGGACTGCAAAAAAGGAACTAATGCTTTAAGTATCAACAGTCATCAATAtggtaagaaaagaaaaatcattaagaaaagaaagggaaGTGCACATTATTTGAAGggttaaaaaaaaatcttgaaACAACTAAATTGCTTAAAAAAAGGAAACTAAACACTAAAGATACCTCCCATCCCTATCCAAAACATCTTAGGTTGTAAGTCCTATTATTAGTAGTTTCAAAAATAAGAACCATAGGCATAGAACTTTAAGCATTCTTCTATTGCGCTAGTAGGTATAATATGTATTTTCTATTATGTTGTACTGAGCTGGATTCTGGATTCAGTAACCGAAGCCTCTTGTAAAGCGTATCAAAGTAAAGCAGCCTAGCCTAGCAAAGTTTATTTAGTTTAAGTTGACTGAAATATCTGTCATCAGGTAGTTAGAGATCATTCTAGATTACGTTGAGACAGTTAAGGGATGCCGCATCAGCTGATAAACATGCAAAGAGTGTTGTGAATTCATTTGGTATCAATCCATCTAAATAAAATTTCTCAGTTTCTCAATGTCTCTCTCTGCTCCGAGTGAATTCAATTGAGGTATCGAATTAAATTTCTCAGTGGAAACACGCagctaaaaatttatttaaataataaagaaaaaaaatcctaCTTTGATCACAGGCTGAGAAGCATACAATATCATATCATATCAAAGCATAGCAAATCATAGTGTACTTGTGCTACAGTAAATGCCTGAGCTACATGATTTTGTAAATGTGATATAACTATCCGGAATGAATGTAAATATCAAACAATGAATAGAATCCATACGAATTTGGAATCAACAAGATCATACATGGCAGCACATTTTCGCGGGAAAAATAAAGTACCGGCAAATTAGGGAGGAAATTGGTGAGGTGCGGCACGTCTTCGAGGACAAAATCGTCATTCTGGGATTGTTGAAGTGCTGCTGCGATTGGGCGATGGTTTGGGCGGGAAAACAGCGGCGGTGGGTTGTTCCGGAGAAAGATTCCAAAGAGGGACGCTGTTTTTGGACGGAGAGAAAGTTGattgagagaagaagaaagagaggaggagagagaaATGGTGGAGAGATCCAttgcagagagagagagagcaaagagaaaACGTTCAACAACTGAAGCTGAAGCTGAAATTTCTAGTTGGAGTTCGTTACTTCTAGCTTCAGTTGAAGCTCACtgaacccaaaaaaaaaataaaaagataaagaatAATCTTACCATAGATTTACAGGTTActgagaaaaaatattaaataaatccTTGAAAATACCTGCTTATCGTATTATCATGTTACTAGAAATCAAATTATTGCCCGGAAAAAAAAGTTGTTTTGCATAAGAGGTACATATTTATTCATTTCTTTCCAACTCCACCAGGGTATACCCATTATTAAATCTTAATGCAAACacaattattaaataaaaaaaaggttttCAAACAACGATAGAACActacaaatacaaaaaaatgGGCAAATGGCATCGTACTATTGTAATACTTTTGTGATAATGCACTAATctttaagaagaaaaaaaataaataaaatcaataatGATGGTTGATATATGTTTCTACTTTCTACAGCAAAGGCCGAGATGACCTTTGATTTATTACAAAATGCTTAAGCTTATACACCACAGATCAATTCATAAACATACTTCTATTGGGTTAATGCATATATTTCTCATGGATTTAtcacttaaaatttaaaaactcttttctttcttcttgcaagtgtTGATGATtgattaacaatttttaaattgGTTTGACTTCTTTTTCACTGCCATTTTGCTAATTacttgaaaattaaaatagaacaCAATTTTGATACATACACCATGTGAGAATACAAAATGAATTTTGATACACTTTGCCAAGTTGTAATTTGTAGTAAAAAAATTCAAGTCAAAGAATGATGCTTAATTGCTTATGCATGTTATCAAATTGGAATTTGATATAAGGTGCTACTATGTACCTAAGGAAAGCAAAGATAAATTTGATATGGTTACCATTACGGCATTACCGCTGTCCGCTTAGCATGAGGCTTTATCTTCTCTCCATTTTTGCCTTCAAATTCTATCAATGAAcggaataaaaaaaattattactccATATTTCACGTCTCAAATGCACCAACCACCAAACCTTAGAATTTATGGCCACGAGTATTATACTAATATATTACCTCTCTTATACCAAATTAGGAGAAAGAAATGGAAAGGAAGGACTTAGAGAGAAATAAAATTCATCTCCATTGTGAACATTAAAACAACAACCTAGCCATCCCATTTTATTCCCCAATTTCCCGTCTATTTTGAACTCAGAATCACCTTCAAGATACAAAAATATCATAGCTATTATCAAACTATTGCTCCTCACTCGGGCAAAGTACACTGccggagaagaaaaaaaaggaaaataaaaaaaagatctaTTGGCAGATCTATTAATATCCATAGAAAACAAAATTCCTCCATAGAAAACAATTAGAAAGTGCAACTCTAGCAGAGGAAATAATGACCTCCAAGCAAGAGAACCAACTCGATAACAAAATTTATAACTTCCCTACTTATAAAAGGATGGGATTTTCAAATTAGCATCATCACTGTTGTCGTGGTCATTGCTCTGCACAAGTTTCTTTAAGCTAGTCCATGATCTTTTCCGTTTTTTGCTTGCTGTGCCCTGAGTTTTCGATGCTTCTGATT from Arachis stenosperma cultivar V10309 chromosome 9, arast.V10309.gnm1.PFL2, whole genome shotgun sequence encodes the following:
- the LOC130950661 gene encoding ATP-dependent 6-phosphofructokinase 4, chloroplastic-like, which produces MDLSTISLSSSLSSSLNQLSLRPKTASLFGIFLRNNPPPLFSRPNHRPIAAALQQSQNDDFVLEDVPHLTNFLPNLPSYPNPLHSSQAYSIVKNTFVSQEDVVAQNIVIRKDNPRGVHFRRAGPREKVYFKPEEVRACIVTCGGLCPGINTVIREIVCGLNNMYGVEDILGIEEGYRGFYSKNTVRLTPKVVNDIHKRGGTLLRTSRGGHDTQKIVDNIADRGINQVYIIGGDGTQRGAARIYEEVEKRGLHVAVAGIPKTIDNDIAVIDKSFGFDTAVEEAQRAINAAHVEVESVENGVGIVKLMGRYSGFIAMFATLASRDVDCCLIPESPFYLEGRGGLYEFLDQRLKENGHLVIVIAEGAGQEYVAAEVPAVNQKDASGNKLLLDVGPWLSDKIKDHFTKAQKMPINMKYIDPTYMIRAIPSNAADNIYCTLLAHSVVHGAMAGYTGFTVGPVNSRHAYIPISRVTEKQKTVELTGRMWARLLASTNQPSFISSDLEGVVQGIDSLNITSI